In the genome of Xanthomonas translucens pv. cerealis, one region contains:
- a CDS encoding DUF4380 domain-containing protein, producing MALGRYARPSAKLCARRRCRIYLDALASDPGGGLLEIEAHAPYRTPAPGQTMQAEEQWTLLDYAGGDDPAQQRSVLCRHAAAPAGACATP from the coding sequence ATGGCGTTGGGCAGGTATGCGAGGCCCAGCGCGAAACTGTGCGCGCGCCGGCGATGCAGGATCTATCTAGATGCGCTGGCTTCCGATCCGGGCGGCGGCCTGCTGGAAATCGAAGCGCACGCGCCGTACCGGACCCCGGCGCCGGGCCAGACCATGCAGGCCGAGGAGCAATGGACGTTGCTGGATTACGCCGGCGGCGACGACCCGGCGCAGCAGCGCAGCGTCCTGTGCCGGCACGCCGCGGCGCCGGCGGGCGCCTGCGCCACGCCCTAG
- the mutM gene encoding bifunctional DNA-formamidopyrimidine glycosylase/DNA-(apurinic or apyrimidinic site) lyase, translating into MPELPEVETTRRGLEPHLLGRRIHGVILRRPDLRWPIPPEVAQQLPGQRIDGIRRRAKYLLMDTDAGSALLHLGMSGSLRVLPGDTPLRAHDHVDVSLEDGRVLRFNDPRRFGCLLWQAPGQVHPLLEELGPEPLSDDFDGDHLFRRSRGRSAPVKTFLMDQRVVVGVGNIYAAESLFQAGISPLREAGEVSRTRYARLAEAAKAILGYAIARGGTTLRDFISPDGAPGYFEQELAVYGREGEACKRCGRPLRHASIGQRASVWCGSCQR; encoded by the coding sequence ATGCCCGAACTCCCCGAAGTAGAAACAACCCGGCGCGGCCTGGAACCGCATCTGCTGGGGCGGCGCATCCACGGCGTGATCCTGCGGCGGCCGGACCTGCGCTGGCCGATCCCGCCGGAGGTGGCGCAGCAGCTGCCGGGGCAGCGCATCGATGGCATCCGCCGCCGCGCCAAATACCTGCTGATGGACACCGACGCCGGCAGCGCGCTGCTGCACCTGGGCATGTCCGGCAGCCTGCGGGTGTTGCCCGGGGACACGCCGCTGCGGGCGCACGATCACGTCGATGTCAGCCTGGAAGACGGGCGCGTGCTGCGCTTCAACGATCCGCGCCGCTTCGGTTGCCTGCTGTGGCAGGCGCCGGGCCAGGTCCACCCGCTGCTCGAGGAGCTGGGGCCGGAGCCGCTGTCGGACGATTTCGACGGCGATCATCTGTTCCGGCGCAGTCGTGGCCGCAGTGCGCCGGTCAAGACGTTCCTGATGGACCAACGCGTCGTGGTCGGAGTCGGGAACATCTATGCCGCCGAAAGTCTGTTCCAGGCAGGAATCAGTCCGCTGCGCGAGGCCGGGGAGGTCTCGCGGACACGCTATGCGCGCTTGGCCGAGGCGGCCAAGGCGATTCTCGGCTATGCCATCGCCCGTGGCGGCACGACCTTGCGCGACTTCATCAGCCCGGACGGGGCACCCGGTTATTTCGAGCAGGAGCTGGCGGTCTACGGCCGTGAGGGCGAGGCCTGCAAACGCTGTGGGCGGCCGCTGCGCCACGCCAGCATCGGCCAGCGCGCCAGCGTCTGGTGCGGGAGCTGCCAGCGCTGA